A genome region from Ptiloglossa arizonensis isolate GNS036 chromosome 4, iyPtiAriz1_principal, whole genome shotgun sequence includes the following:
- the Neurochondrin gene encoding neurochondrin, whose product MSIPEGVKKCVAILKSVEHDSEKFAALFMVTKLVDSKDCTPTVKKILFEAIGSKFIKKLLSSQTVPVDCPPQVYKSVALSILSAFCGEPELASHPDMIAHVPALLDIVSQVDEDAADMLIIVSEAYTCLQNIAQYPPGQKALLEQKAISKMCDIYSEKSFQTDQALNILVMLVGRFGPEAWDATDTAPFHAIINKIALDFETDHTERKFELCTILQALLMSCRKDIISETAKEEFWPFNINKALSDILGSKIGKNQRDPALKLASVMMDLLGAEWSLTNEEKPKVFFLLLIQLASIEVRMQLEGKQLKGVMANADLITSCFIILEISLTYITTDQLDLEEKEKQSLYTALKGAFAAVIGLLASVSKMKDVTDIKERVFICAVVRVLAAWLAQETKAMRSQVYAVLPYILTVANDTFYAYRNRKLAEKAKTNAKTKSDEGTPSGEPVIQDPLSEVDLLRLLLPALCYLTVEEDARNILLKHKQEEVLFECLSYHWTIVHYIKPPVPRSERLKALKEAEKGEDLELHVLEAMKDSRTAMVSVCNVLMNITVLEPKLMEESSIFVPLLKFIFSNLPELKQIPENLVLHGHLAVLGLLLLKQQAKRIKKNDFSICRYIQATIRFLWDAYIIDESNDPTELVVSMPYKERWMEIMELWFLGMQTMAGVLQVVPWLSQFTLESGWAEEMVETLKKVKIGSLQPNVKSAFEDLLCHLVKADQNIASVLKKCGVLTVCRNHRMMELGKHLFGD is encoded by the coding sequence AGCCATTTTAAAATCTGTTGAACATGATTCTGAAAAATTTGCTGCACTATTTATGGTCACAAAATTAGTTGACAGCAAGGATTGTACACCAacagttaaaaaaatattatttgaagcTATTGGATCAAAATTCATAAAAAAGTTGTTATCTTCGCAAACAGTCCCTGTGGATTGTCCTCCACAAGTGTATAAATCTGTAGCATTATCTATACTTTCTGCATTTTGTGGAGAACCAGAGTTAGCATCTCACCCTGATATGATTGCTCATGTACCTGCGTTGCTTGATATTGTTTCTCAAGTTGATGAAGATGCAGCTGATATGTTAATTATAGTTAGTGAAGCATATACATGCTTGCAAAATATTGCCCAGTATCCTCCAGGACAAAAAGCTTTACTTGAACAAAAAGCAATTTCAAAAATGTGTGATATTTATTCGGAGAAGAGTTTTCAAACGGATCAAgctttaaatattttagttATGTTAGTTGGAAGATTTGGCCCAGAAGCttgggatgcaacagatactgcACCCTTTCAtgctattataaataaaattgcacTAGATTTTGAAACAGACCATacagaaagaaaatttgaattatgCACAATTTTACAAGCTTTATTAATGTCTTGTAGAAAAGATATTATCAGTGAAACTGCTAAAGAAGAATTTTGGCCATTTAATATTAACAAAGCTTTGTCCGACATTCTTGGATCAAAAATAGGTAAAAATCAACGTGATCCAGCTTTGAAGCTTGCTTCTGTAATGATGGATTTATTGGGAGCAGAATGGAGTTTGACAAatgaagaaaaaccaaaagtatttttcttacttttaattCAATTGGCATCTATAGAAGTTAGAATGCAGTTGGAAGGAAAGCAACTTAAAGGTGTTATGGCAAATGCTGATTTAATTACATCCTGCTTCATTATCCTTGAAATTTCTCTTACATACATTACTACTGATCAATTAGATttggaagagaaagaaaaacagtCTTTGTATACAGCCTTGAAAGGAGCTTTTGCAGCAGTTATAGGTTTACTTGCATCAGTCTCTAAAATGAAAGATGTAACAGATATTAAAGAACGAGTATTTATTTGTGCTGTGGTAAGAGTATTAGCAGCATGGCTTGCTCAAGAGACAAAGGCAATGCGCTCCCAAGTTTATGCTGTTTTACCGTATATTCTAACAGTAGCTAATGACACTTTCTATGCTTACCGAAACAGAAAATTGGCAGAAAAAGCTAAAACAAATGCTAAAACTAAAAGTGATGAAGGAACACCATCTGGAGAACCAGTTATTCAAGATCCTTTAAGCGAAGTTGATCTATTGAGATTGTTATTACCAGCTTTGTGTTATTTAACTGTTGAAGAAGATGctagaaatattttacttaaacACAAACAAGAAGAAGTTTTGTTTGAATGTTTGTCTTATCATTGGACAATTGTTCATTATATAAAGCCACCAGTTCCAAGATCAGAACGATTGAAAGCATTAAAAGAagcagaaaaaggagaagatctAGAACTTCATGTATTAGAGGCAATGAAAGATTCAAGAACAGCCATGGTTTCTGTATGCAATGTTTTAATGAACATCACTGTATTAGAGCCAAAATTAATGGAAGAATCATCAATATTTGTAcccttattgaaatttattttcagtaaTCTTCCAGAGCTTAAACAAATACCAGAAAATTTAGTTTTGCATGGACACCTAGCAGTTTTGGGATTGTTGTTGTTAAAACAGCAAGCAAAACGTATTAAAAagaatgatttttctatatgtcGATATATTCAAGCTACTATAAGATTTTTATGGGATGCATATATTATTGACGAGAGTAATGATCCAACTGAGCTTGTTGTTTCTATGCCATATAAAGAACGATGGATGGAAATTATGGAATTATGGTTCCTTGGAATGCAAACAATGGCTGGAGTTTTACAAGTAGTACCTTGGCTTTCACAATTTACTCTAGAGTCAGGTTGGgcagaagaaatggttgaaactcttaaaaaagtaaaaataggaAGCCTTCAGCCAAATGTAAAATCTGCTTTTGAAGATCTTCTATGCCATTTAGTCAAAGCAGATCAAAACATTGCTTCTGTTTTGAAGAAATGTGGAGTTTTAACTGTGTGCAGAAATCATCGTATGATGGAACTTGGAAAACACCTTTTTGGAGACTAA
- the LOC143146151 gene encoding N-acylneuraminate-9-phosphatase, with product MFYLQFCETVCSHSLNLAEELTQEYGIPEDVCVKITATYLELFRKCPDKEIYTLDVWRTTLWSKALGEKYSYLAKRIYERWLQLRRKYLLGVITNGPSNAQWEKIRKLSLEQYFDIILVSGDLPWEKPHREIFRRACRSLNVKLERCIMVGDKLETDILGGIEAGLGGTVWIPISDKLHLSQEDPQPDFTISHVTDILNILNRGPGAPELEDCSSNASDGS from the exons ATGTTTTATTTACAGTTTTGTGAAACTGTGTGCAGTCATAGTCTAAAT TTGGCTGAGGAATTAACACAAGAATATGGCATTCCTGAAGATGTATGTGTCAAGATTACAGCAACATATTTGGAACTCTTTAGAAAGTGTCCTGACAAAGAAATTTATACTTTGGATGTTTGGCGTACAACTTTATGGAGTAAAGCACTTGGAGAGAAATATTCATATCTAGCAAAAAGAATTTATGAACGATGGTT ACAGTTGAGGAGAAAGTACCTCTTGGGTGTGATTACAAATGGTCCTTCCAATGCgcaatgggaaaaaatacgcaaactttCACTCGAGCAATATTTTGATATCATCCTAGTATCTGGTGATTTACCATGGGAAAAACCACACAGAGAAATATTCAGAAGAGCTTGTCGAtctttaaatgttaaattggaAAGATGCATAATGGTTGGTGACAAACTGGAAACTGACATTCTAG GTGGAATAGAAGCAGGTCTAGGAGGTACTGTTTGGATTCCAATATCGGACAAATTACATTTGTCACAAGAAGATCCACAACCAGATTTTACTATAAGTCATGTAAcggatattttaaatattttaaatagagGTCCTGGTGCCCCAGAGCTTGAAGATTGTTCTTCAAATGCCTCTGATGGTAGTTGA
- the LOC143145557 gene encoding uncharacterized protein LOC143145557 isoform X1 translates to MTKCNRSEVNLKSTAYNQNGQNFFEQLAAYNSMSSHLRRILMAKCVVDATNKNCMRKRKRFSNKSNGKPQIKKGIRDDIIDRLAYDTYHHPADFLRMSHDSRYLYQRQDQRYFTDRHNYDVFNSQPKLQNRIIRSTSPLFKANKSESFIYNDEQMNQQATKAGLKIENMSEHRYKEDSSIYETTTDFLTQEVNHLSMTVNSSRSYDKFETPRVSTDMDACNQEPCIKNEEAKYAKFVYDITCEIIHNGLYSDEQLQDVFRKHLEKNKAFLSMNKMLYEICQLKLSLNMSDDSDGEKSENFVPIQQSNISKIRPPKVSNENKVVEKFHEVHKDQCKSDDSNTLNVLIDTNLELDITERNVLSSLMESNINPRQAQKIYKRLSSVTKDATSIDLARPGQSYDDNTSSKSDQLDFSLERLNDVHKLNEREEKSSATGDLIVLEDKQVQT, encoded by the exons ATGACGAAATGTAATAGGAGTGAAGTTAATCTTAAAAGTACTG cATATAATCAAAATGGACAAAATTTTTTTGAGCAACTAGCAGCGTACAATTCGATGAGTTCACACTTACGGCGCATTTTAATGGCTAAATGCGTTGTTGATGCTACAAATAAAAACTGCATGCGCAAAAGAAAACGGTTTTCCAATAAATCCAATGGCAAACCACAAATAAAGAAAGGAATTAGGGACGATATAATCGATAGATTGGCATATGACACTTATCATCATCCAgcg GATTTCTTACGAATGAGTCATGACTCAAGATATTTATACCAGCGTCAGGATCAAAGATATTTCACTGATCGTCACAATTATGATGTATTTAATTCACAACCAAAATTGCAGAATCGTATAATTCGTTCGACCTCGCCATTATTTAAAGCAAATAAGTCGGAGTCGTTTATTTATAATGATGAACAAATGAACCAACAAGCAACAAAGGCAGGGTTAAAAATTGAGAACATGTCAGAACACAg ATACAAAGAAGATTCAAGTATTTACGAAACTACTACCGATTTCTTAACGCAAGAAGTCAATCATCTTTCGATGACGGTAAATTCATCGAGAAGTTACGATAAGTTCGAAACTCCTCGAGTATCTACGGATATGGACGCATGCAATCAGGAACCGTGCATAAAAAACGAGGAAGCAAAATATGCGAAATTTGTATACGATATTACATGCGAAATAATACACAATGGACTCTATAGTGACGAACAATTACAAGATGTGTTCAGGAAGcatttggaaaaaaataaagcaTTTCTAAGTATG AATAAAATGCTGTACGAAATTTGTCAGTTAAAACTCTCTTTGAATATGTCGGACGATTCAGACGGTGAGAAATCGGAAAATTTTGTTCCGATTCAACAATCTAATATCTCGAAAATTCGTCCAccaaaagtttcgaacgaaaacaaaGTCGTCGAAAAGTTTCACGAAGTACATAAAGACCAATGTAAATCGGACGATAGTAATACATTGAATGTATTAATTGACACCAATCTGGAATTAGATATAACCGAAAGAAATGTTCTTTCTTCATTGATGGAATCCAATATTAATCCTAGACAAGCTCAAAAGATTTATAAGAGACTTTCATCCGTAACCAAAGATGCAACTTCTATCGATCTG GCAAGACCAGGACAATCGTACGATGACAATACATCAAGCAAAAGTGATCAGCTTGATTTTAGTTTAGAAAGATTAAACGATGTACACAAATTAAatgaacgagaagaaaaaagttCTGCAACTGGTGATCTCATAGTATTAGAAGACAAACAAGTACAAACATAA
- the LOC143145557 gene encoding uncharacterized protein LOC143145557 isoform X2: MTKCNRSEVNLKSTAYNQNGQNFFEQLAAYNSMSSHLRRILMAKCVVDATNKNCMRKRKRFSNKSNGKPQIKKGIRDDIIDRLAYDTYHHPANRIIRSTSPLFKANKSESFIYNDEQMNQQATKAGLKIENMSEHRYKEDSSIYETTTDFLTQEVNHLSMTVNSSRSYDKFETPRVSTDMDACNQEPCIKNEEAKYAKFVYDITCEIIHNGLYSDEQLQDVFRKHLEKNKAFLSMNKMLYEICQLKLSLNMSDDSDGEKSENFVPIQQSNISKIRPPKVSNENKVVEKFHEVHKDQCKSDDSNTLNVLIDTNLELDITERNVLSSLMESNINPRQAQKIYKRLSSVTKDATSIDLARPGQSYDDNTSSKSDQLDFSLERLNDVHKLNEREEKSSATGDLIVLEDKQVQT; encoded by the exons ATGACGAAATGTAATAGGAGTGAAGTTAATCTTAAAAGTACTG cATATAATCAAAATGGACAAAATTTTTTTGAGCAACTAGCAGCGTACAATTCGATGAGTTCACACTTACGGCGCATTTTAATGGCTAAATGCGTTGTTGATGCTACAAATAAAAACTGCATGCGCAAAAGAAAACGGTTTTCCAATAAATCCAATGGCAAACCACAAATAAAGAAAGGAATTAGGGACGATATAATCGATAGATTGGCATATGACACTTATCATCATCCAgcg AATCGTATAATTCGTTCGACCTCGCCATTATTTAAAGCAAATAAGTCGGAGTCGTTTATTTATAATGATGAACAAATGAACCAACAAGCAACAAAGGCAGGGTTAAAAATTGAGAACATGTCAGAACACAg ATACAAAGAAGATTCAAGTATTTACGAAACTACTACCGATTTCTTAACGCAAGAAGTCAATCATCTTTCGATGACGGTAAATTCATCGAGAAGTTACGATAAGTTCGAAACTCCTCGAGTATCTACGGATATGGACGCATGCAATCAGGAACCGTGCATAAAAAACGAGGAAGCAAAATATGCGAAATTTGTATACGATATTACATGCGAAATAATACACAATGGACTCTATAGTGACGAACAATTACAAGATGTGTTCAGGAAGcatttggaaaaaaataaagcaTTTCTAAGTATG AATAAAATGCTGTACGAAATTTGTCAGTTAAAACTCTCTTTGAATATGTCGGACGATTCAGACGGTGAGAAATCGGAAAATTTTGTTCCGATTCAACAATCTAATATCTCGAAAATTCGTCCAccaaaagtttcgaacgaaaacaaaGTCGTCGAAAAGTTTCACGAAGTACATAAAGACCAATGTAAATCGGACGATAGTAATACATTGAATGTATTAATTGACACCAATCTGGAATTAGATATAACCGAAAGAAATGTTCTTTCTTCATTGATGGAATCCAATATTAATCCTAGACAAGCTCAAAAGATTTATAAGAGACTTTCATCCGTAACCAAAGATGCAACTTCTATCGATCTG GCAAGACCAGGACAATCGTACGATGACAATACATCAAGCAAAAGTGATCAGCTTGATTTTAGTTTAGAAAGATTAAACGATGTACACAAATTAAatgaacgagaagaaaaaagttCTGCAACTGGTGATCTCATAGTATTAGAAGACAAACAAGTACAAACATAA